The Deinococcus sp. Marseille-Q6407 genome has a window encoding:
- a CDS encoding Dps family protein: MTKVKKDTKKPASKTSATKAQPDKAHAGKAQPKKAQASQAQPAAAQPTETDAAHLEVQNNQLVDHNYLSEEQFGAVAETLQRNLATTISLYLKFKKYHWDIRGRYFRDLHPAYDEFIAEFFPAIDELAERLVALGGSPVAAPSDLDRYSVVQVPTETVRDAYAQVQDLVTDLTRVSKGFRDDSLTADENDDPATADMYNGYAATTDKIRWMLQAMMDDEYMQRHR; this comes from the coding sequence ATGACGAAAGTGAAGAAGGACACCAAGAAGCCGGCCAGCAAGACCAGCGCGACCAAAGCTCAGCCTGACAAAGCCCACGCGGGTAAGGCGCAACCCAAAAAGGCTCAGGCTTCTCAGGCCCAGCCGGCCGCCGCTCAGCCTACTGAGACCGACGCCGCGCACCTCGAAGTTCAGAATAACCAGCTGGTAGACCACAACTACCTCTCGGAAGAGCAGTTTGGCGCGGTGGCCGAAACCCTGCAGCGGAACCTCGCCACCACCATCAGTCTCTACCTGAAGTTCAAGAAGTACCACTGGGATATTCGCGGCCGCTACTTCCGCGACCTGCACCCCGCCTACGACGAATTCATCGCGGAATTCTTCCCCGCCATCGACGAGCTGGCCGAGCGGCTGGTGGCCCTGGGCGGCAGCCCGGTGGCGGCCCCCAGCGACCTGGACCGCTACAGCGTGGTGCAGGTGCCTACCGAAACCGTGCGCGACGCCTACGCCCAGGTGCAGGATCTGGTCACTGACCTGACCCGCGTGAGCAAGGGCTTCCGCGACGACAGCCTTACCGCCGACGAGAACGACGACCCCGCCACCGCCGATATGTACAACGGCTACGCCGCTACCACCGACAAGATTCGCTGGATGCTTCAGGCGATGATGGACGACGAGTACATGCAGCGTCACCGCTAA
- a CDS encoding VOC family virulence protein — protein MLRLDHAVIHVTSWEVSNHFYAEVLGAEVRANGAGFAYRTVEQQLNVHGPGLSVQEVARLPVQPGNSDLCFEWPGPVAGAQAHLTARGVEIISCPVRRPGAKGMGQSVYFRDPDGSLLEFISDVEEQGG, from the coding sequence ATGCTGAGATTGGACCATGCCGTTATCCATGTGACCAGCTGGGAGGTCTCCAACCACTTTTACGCTGAGGTTTTGGGGGCGGAGGTGAGAGCGAATGGGGCCGGCTTCGCCTACCGCACCGTCGAACAGCAGCTGAATGTGCATGGGCCGGGCCTGAGCGTGCAGGAGGTGGCCCGCCTGCCGGTGCAGCCGGGGAATTCGGACCTGTGCTTCGAGTGGCCTGGCCCAGTGGCCGGGGCTCAGGCTCACCTCACGGCGCGGGGCGTAGAAATTATTTCCTGCCCGGTGAGGCGGCCAGGCGCGAAAGGCATGGGCCAGAGCGTGTATTTCCGTGATCCGGACGGCTCGCTGCTGGAGTTCATCAGTGATGTGGAGGAGCAGGGTGGCTGA
- a CDS encoding DUF4385 domain-containing protein: protein MADADQKRISKGPQKKSDRDFDYDLHYAGLDLREQPELYRVGKGEQGVLLVQPYKAEILPYWRFATPDKARESSEQIYAMFLDYLAQGDFVGADMARKFLQMGFTRARRYANHKGGKKYDGPVPDDKKGQSGAHGRAELPRQPEDPVKAEAARIFKAKWDQAEAHGEYAALKKDWKARLG, encoded by the coding sequence GTGGCTGACGCTGACCAGAAACGAATTTCCAAGGGACCGCAGAAAAAGTCGGACCGCGACTTCGATTACGACCTGCACTACGCCGGGCTGGACCTGCGCGAGCAGCCGGAGCTGTACCGGGTCGGAAAGGGCGAACAGGGCGTGCTGCTGGTGCAGCCGTACAAGGCCGAGATTTTGCCGTACTGGCGCTTCGCCACGCCCGACAAGGCCCGCGAGAGCAGCGAGCAGATTTACGCCATGTTCCTGGACTATCTGGCGCAGGGTGACTTCGTGGGCGCCGACATGGCCCGTAAGTTTCTGCAGATGGGCTTTACCCGCGCCCGCCGCTACGCCAACCACAAGGGCGGCAAAAAGTACGATGGCCCGGTGCCGGATGACAAAAAAGGCCAGTCGGGTGCGCACGGCCGCGCCGAGCTGCCCCGCCAGCCCGAGGACCCGGTCAAGGCCGAAGCAGCCCGCATTTTCAAGGCGAAATGGGACCAGGCCGAGGCCCACGGGGAATACGCTGCCCTGAAAAAAGACTGGAAAGCGCGGCTGGGCTGA
- a CDS encoding M3 family metallopeptidase: MTKTDLTEPATQDNPLLDIKFQIPFDQLKPEHAKPAIDTLLEQTRAALQQLSQAGEGDYAGFTDELDRLTRELDTARSVVSHMDSVMATDEWRAAEEAILPGVTEFYTSLGLDAGLWQALKAYAATPAAQELDPVRARFLKLTMDEFRRGGADLPDDQKARLQQLNTELAQTTNQFSKNVLDSIAAYELYVPAERLAGVPQRVQDATRADAEARGKEGHRLTLHAPTLQPLLVYADDRELRRELWQANTLVGQQPGRDNRPLIRRILQLRRERAELLGYRNFADLVLEDRMAGSGQAALNFERDLEAKTRPAWERENAELEAYYRSRAGADAPALEHWDIPYWAEKQRQEKYDFDEEELRPYFELSSVLSGLFEIVHRVYGITVKEAQAPGWHPDVRYYDIFAEGGEHIASFYTDWFPRDTKRGGAWMNAFVTGGPDIDAQGGQIFSPHLGLMCGNMTPPGKDTPALLSLREVETVFHEFGHLLHHALSRVEVRSLSGTNVAWDFVELPSQLMENWVWQREALDLFARHYQTGERIPDDLFRKMLAARNYRAANLAMRQYSFGLTDLSLHVEYDPGSEQDPVAYARETMQRFHDLPLPENYAMVAQFGHLFADPVGYGAGYYSYKWAEVLDADAFSRFEQEGIFNRDTGREFVDRLLGQGGSADPAVLYRNFMGRDPDPEALLRRSGLLP, encoded by the coding sequence ATGACCAAAACCGACCTGACCGAGCCAGCGACGCAAGATAATCCGTTGCTGGACATCAAATTCCAGATTCCCTTCGACCAGCTCAAACCCGAGCATGCCAAGCCCGCCATCGACACCCTGTTGGAGCAGACCCGCGCGGCACTGCAGCAACTGTCCCAGGCCGGCGAGGGTGACTACGCCGGCTTTACCGACGAACTGGACCGCCTGACCCGCGAGCTGGACACCGCACGCAGCGTGGTGAGCCACATGGACAGCGTGATGGCGACCGACGAGTGGCGCGCCGCCGAGGAAGCCATTTTGCCGGGCGTGACCGAGTTCTACACGTCGCTGGGACTGGACGCCGGGCTGTGGCAGGCGCTGAAAGCCTACGCCGCGACGCCGGCCGCACAGGAACTGGACCCGGTGCGGGCCCGCTTCCTGAAGTTGACCATGGACGAGTTCCGCCGGGGCGGCGCCGACCTGCCGGACGACCAGAAAGCCCGGTTGCAGCAGCTGAACACCGAGCTGGCACAGACCACCAACCAATTCAGCAAGAACGTGCTGGACTCGATTGCCGCCTATGAGCTGTACGTGCCGGCCGAGCGTCTGGCCGGGGTGCCGCAGCGGGTGCAGGACGCCACCCGCGCCGACGCCGAAGCGCGCGGCAAAGAGGGCCACCGCCTGACCCTACACGCCCCGACCCTGCAGCCTCTTCTGGTTTACGCCGACGACCGCGAGCTGCGCCGCGAGCTGTGGCAGGCCAACACCCTGGTGGGCCAGCAGCCGGGCCGCGACAACCGGCCCCTGATTCGCCGCATCCTGCAGCTGCGCCGCGAGCGGGCCGAGCTGCTGGGCTACCGCAACTTTGCCGACCTGGTGCTGGAAGACCGCATGGCCGGGTCCGGTCAGGCGGCCCTGAACTTCGAGCGCGACCTGGAAGCCAAGACCCGCCCCGCCTGGGAACGCGAGAACGCCGAGCTGGAAGCCTACTACCGCAGCCGGGCCGGCGCAGACGCCCCAGCGCTGGAACACTGGGACATTCCCTACTGGGCCGAGAAACAGCGCCAGGAAAAGTACGACTTTGACGAAGAAGAGCTGCGCCCCTACTTCGAGCTGAGCAGCGTGCTGAGCGGCCTGTTCGAGATCGTGCACCGGGTGTACGGCATCACGGTCAAAGAAGCCCAGGCCCCCGGCTGGCACCCCGACGTGCGCTACTACGACATCTTTGCGGAAGGCGGCGAACATATCGCCAGCTTCTACACCGACTGGTTCCCCCGCGACACCAAGCGCGGCGGTGCCTGGATGAACGCCTTCGTGACCGGCGGCCCCGATATTGACGCACAGGGCGGCCAGATCTTCAGCCCTCACCTGGGCCTGATGTGCGGCAACATGACCCCTCCCGGCAAGGACACGCCGGCACTGCTGTCGCTGCGCGAGGTAGAGACGGTCTTTCACGAGTTCGGGCACCTGCTGCACCATGCCCTGAGCCGGGTGGAAGTCCGCTCGCTCAGCGGCACCAACGTGGCCTGGGACTTCGTGGAGCTGCCCAGCCAGCTGATGGAAAACTGGGTCTGGCAGCGTGAAGCGCTGGACCTGTTCGCACGGCACTACCAGACCGGCGAACGCATCCCCGATGATCTCTTCCGCAAGATGCTGGCCGCCCGCAACTACCGCGCCGCCAACCTGGCGATGCGGCAGTATTCTTTCGGCCTGACCGACCTGAGCCTGCACGTGGAATACGACCCCGGCAGTGAACAGGACCCGGTGGCCTACGCCCGCGAAACCATGCAACGCTTCCATGACCTGCCGCTGCCGGAGAACTACGCGATGGTGGCGCAGTTCGGGCACCTGTTTGCCGACCCGGTCGGTTACGGCGCCGGCTACTACTCCTACAAGTGGGCCGAAGTGCTGGATGCCGACGCTTTCTCGCGCTTCGAGCAGGAAGGCATCTTCAACCGGGACACCGGCCGCGAATTCGTGGACCGGCTGCTGGGCCAGGGCGGCAGCGCCGATCCCGCCGTGCTGTACCGCAACTTCATGGGCCGCGACCCCGACCCGGAAGCCCTGCTGCGCCGCAGCGGCCTGCTGCCTTGA
- a CDS encoding RraA family protein, whose protein sequence is MTPAAPPTTAFGSFLPGDRVLDYRIRPLYPQTPALSGPAFTVRLEPGCNLMLHAAIYHAPAGSVLVVQSPDLRHAVAGGNVCLTAQQNGIAGMVINGMIRDRAEIEAAGFPVYALGTTPIPGSKDPRGDWQQPVQCGGVTVHPGDWLVADSEGILCLPADQAPALLERARQAEAKEAAQSLADWQADHRRKVDAALARRGGS, encoded by the coding sequence ATGACCCCCGCTGCGCCGCCCACCACCGCTTTCGGCTCCTTCCTGCCCGGCGACCGCGTGCTGGACTACCGCATCCGCCCGCTGTACCCGCAGACACCTGCGCTGAGCGGCCCGGCCTTCACGGTGCGGCTGGAGCCCGGCTGCAACCTGATGCTGCACGCGGCCATCTACCACGCGCCGGCCGGGTCGGTGCTGGTGGTGCAGTCGCCGGACCTGCGCCACGCGGTGGCCGGGGGCAACGTGTGCCTGACCGCGCAGCAAAACGGGATTGCCGGCATGGTGATTAACGGGATGATTCGTGACCGCGCCGAGATCGAGGCCGCCGGTTTCCCGGTCTATGCGCTGGGCACTACCCCTATTCCCGGCAGCAAGGACCCGCGCGGCGACTGGCAGCAGCCGGTTCAGTGCGGCGGCGTCACGGTGCATCCTGGCGACTGGCTGGTGGCCGACAGCGAAGGCATTCTGTGCCTGCCGGCCGATCAGGCCCCGGCACTTCTGGAACGGGCGCGGCAGGCCGAGGCCAAGGAAGCGGCGCAGTCGCTGGCAGACTGGCAAGCCGACCACCGCCGCAAGGTGGACGCCGCCCTGGCCCGCCGCGGGGGCAGCTGA
- a CDS encoding GNAT family N-acetyltransferase: MADFTLLPVTDLDAFAQALAAWRPDRAASAETLRQRDCERRPGEYGGRLWAMRGGEPAELHTLDFPRTENQPGWLNLLVGSREPALLPALLRAGLEEAQVAGASTVITRVQEDRPELAAYQAAGFCEYDRMFGSTLDLTAFQPSMFAARERRAGQAGLRVRSLAEELAGREFGGAEARRLYALIASRLADVPGQAALQPWPFEVWMARVGQKIDSRGLLLAVTPQGEWVGLTELFLELEPGVLHTGLTGVEPQWQGRGVALALKVAALRAAQQRGAHTAHTSNHAGNAPMLAVNRALGFVPEPATVMLRCELAG; encoded by the coding sequence ATGGCCGACTTCACCCTGCTGCCTGTGACCGACCTGGACGCTTTCGCGCAGGCGCTGGCCGCCTGGCGCCCTGACCGTGCAGCGAGCGCGGAGACTCTGCGCCAGCGTGACTGTGAGCGCCGCCCTGGTGAATATGGTGGCCGCCTCTGGGCCATGCGCGGGGGTGAGCCGGCCGAGCTGCATACGCTGGACTTTCCCCGCACCGAAAACCAACCCGGCTGGCTGAACCTGCTGGTGGGCAGCCGGGAGCCCGCGCTGTTGCCGGCGCTGCTGCGGGCCGGGCTGGAAGAGGCACAGGTGGCCGGAGCCAGTACGGTCATCACCCGTGTGCAGGAGGACCGCCCCGAGCTGGCCGCCTATCAGGCCGCCGGCTTCTGTGAGTATGACCGGATGTTCGGCAGCACCCTGGACCTGACAGCTTTCCAGCCCAGCATGTTCGCGGCACGTGAGCGACGGGCCGGGCAGGCCGGGCTGCGGGTCCGCTCGCTGGCCGAGGAACTGGCCGGGCGCGAGTTCGGGGGGGCCGAGGCGCGGCGGCTGTATGCGTTGATCGCCTCGCGGTTGGCGGATGTGCCGGGGCAGGCCGCCCTGCAGCCCTGGCCGTTTGAGGTCTGGATGGCGCGGGTGGGGCAGAAGATAGACTCGCGTGGCCTGCTCCTGGCGGTGACGCCGCAGGGCGAGTGGGTGGGCCTCACCGAGCTGTTTCTGGAACTGGAGCCCGGCGTGCTGCACACCGGCCTGACCGGCGTGGAACCGCAGTGGCAGGGCCGGGGCGTGGCGCTTGCCCTGAAGGTGGCAGCCCTGCGGGCGGCACAGCAGCGCGGCGCACATACGGCCCACACGTCCAACCATGCCGGCAACGCCCCGATGCTGGCGGTTAACCGGGCACTGGGCTTTGTCCCGGAGCCGGCCACCGTGATGCTGCGCTGCGAACTGGCCGGCTGA
- a CDS encoding toxic anion resistance protein, producing MSEPGDQFLPAPARQVQEQQQLRQQAQALVAELAQSPQHSPEFRRLVASLQALGQTAQIRAARAGRSALPPVAAGQAQALAELRQLVAQLQPPRRGPLARLLGRRPALGPTPEAYAEVAARSGPLLEQLYRSQDELRRQQATLGGELDRLAAGQAELERALALATELDQLLSASLPELEARQPLHAAAVRDEALYAVRGQRTDLSTALATAAQARLALDLTRQQAAGLDEQLGRAAAGVVTALKLARRASQAAAQRAAAAEAGEQLKGAQQRLETAASLDDLNAALRQAYAALDDLEQLDHEARTSR from the coding sequence GTGAGCGAACCCGGTGACCAGTTCCTCCCTGCCCCTGCCAGACAAGTGCAGGAACAACAGCAGCTGCGGCAACAGGCTCAGGCGCTGGTGGCCGAGTTGGCACAGAGCCCGCAGCACAGCCCCGAATTCCGCCGGCTGGTAGCCTCGCTCCAGGCGCTGGGACAGACGGCCCAGATCCGCGCAGCACGCGCTGGCCGCTCGGCGCTGCCGCCAGTGGCCGCCGGCCAGGCCCAGGCGCTGGCAGAGTTGCGGCAACTGGTGGCACAACTGCAGCCGCCCCGGCGGGGACCATTGGCGCGGCTGCTGGGCCGCCGCCCTGCCCTGGGCCCCACGCCGGAAGCCTACGCGGAGGTGGCTGCCCGCAGTGGGCCGCTGCTGGAGCAGCTTTACCGCAGTCAGGACGAGCTGCGCCGGCAGCAGGCCACCCTGGGCGGCGAGCTTGACCGGCTGGCGGCTGGCCAGGCCGAACTGGAACGGGCGCTGGCCCTGGCCACTGAGCTGGACCAGCTGTTGAGTGCCAGCCTGCCGGAGCTGGAAGCCCGGCAGCCGCTGCACGCCGCCGCCGTGCGCGACGAGGCGCTCTACGCGGTCCGGGGCCAGCGCACCGACCTGAGTACTGCCCTGGCCACCGCCGCGCAGGCCCGGCTGGCGCTGGACCTGACCCGCCAGCAGGCGGCGGGGCTGGACGAACAGCTGGGACGAGCGGCGGCCGGAGTGGTCACGGCACTGAAGCTGGCCCGGCGTGCCTCGCAGGCCGCAGCGCAGCGGGCCGCCGCCGCGGAGGCCGGCGAGCAGCTGAAAGGCGCTCAACAGCGCCTGGAAACCGCCGCCAGCCTGGATGACCTCAATGCAGCACTGAGGCAGGCTTATGCCGCGCTGGACGACCTGGAACAGCTGGACCATGAGGCCCGAACCTCGCGGTAG
- a CDS encoding HD-GYP domain-containing protein — MFAQALPLLTALLAVGVMGYAAAEGNQALMAASAVLLAALTTALSGLVRWIDLIAYPVAFLGFMALFPQQLQLEDLLTAALILMGLFLIIYREQLNISELHWQQRTVGALRSGSERLAQAQTAEQVIEAGTEMIHELGLAPNLAYLAYRGGSPQILAARGAFEPFLRQPIFPSHNDSRSVQADHWVVEEALVRLPREQRGRYLAVPVSNRDTQHLGTIVLARPGAADFQSDNLGVLESFTRLMGAQLGQFAAIDELREAQDLSLKALGGTLEQRDDETGGHTGRVVELSLQLGRALGFSEARLTSLRWGAYLHDLGKIAIPDSILHKPGMLTPAERKVMETHTRVGYDLLQNLHFLPTETLDLVRYHHEKWDGSGYPAGLRGTEIPETARVFSIVDVYDALTSERPYKDAWSQQQALSEIRKQAGQHFDPHYVDVFVRMLQEEGAGSLLEQ; from the coding sequence GTGTTTGCCCAGGCTCTTCCCCTTCTGACAGCGCTGCTGGCTGTCGGGGTAATGGGCTACGCGGCCGCCGAGGGCAATCAGGCCCTGATGGCCGCCTCGGCGGTGCTGCTGGCGGCACTGACCACCGCCCTGAGCGGACTGGTGCGCTGGATTGACCTGATCGCTTATCCGGTCGCTTTTCTGGGGTTTATGGCGCTGTTTCCCCAGCAGCTGCAGTTGGAAGACCTGCTGACGGCCGCCCTGATCCTGATGGGCCTGTTCCTGATCATCTACCGCGAGCAGCTGAATATCAGCGAGTTGCACTGGCAGCAGCGCACTGTGGGCGCCCTGCGCAGCGGCAGCGAACGGCTGGCGCAGGCGCAGACGGCAGAGCAGGTGATCGAGGCCGGGACCGAGATGATTCACGAGCTGGGGCTGGCGCCCAACCTGGCGTACCTGGCCTACCGGGGCGGCAGCCCGCAGATTCTGGCGGCCCGCGGCGCCTTCGAGCCTTTTCTGCGGCAGCCGATTTTCCCCAGTCACAACGACAGCCGCTCGGTGCAGGCTGACCACTGGGTGGTGGAAGAGGCACTGGTACGGCTGCCGCGCGAGCAGCGAGGGCGCTATCTGGCGGTGCCGGTCAGCAACCGCGACACCCAGCACCTGGGCACCATCGTGCTGGCCCGCCCCGGCGCCGCCGACTTTCAGTCGGATAACCTGGGCGTGCTGGAGTCGTTTACCCGGCTGATGGGCGCGCAGTTGGGGCAATTCGCGGCCATTGACGAGCTGCGGGAAGCGCAGGACCTCAGCCTCAAGGCGCTGGGCGGCACCCTGGAGCAGCGCGACGACGAAACCGGCGGCCACACCGGCCGGGTGGTGGAACTCAGCCTGCAACTGGGCCGGGCACTGGGCTTCAGCGAGGCCCGGCTGACGTCTCTGCGCTGGGGTGCTTACCTGCACGACCTGGGCAAAATCGCCATTCCCGATTCGATTCTGCACAAGCCTGGCATGCTGACCCCGGCCGAGCGCAAGGTGATGGAGACGCATACCCGGGTGGGCTACGACCTGCTGCAAAACCTGCACTTCCTGCCGACCGAGACGCTGGATCTGGTGCGTTATCACCACGAGAAATGGGACGGCAGCGGCTACCCGGCGGGCTTACGCGGCACCGAGATTCCCGAAACGGCGCGGGTGTTCAGCATCGTGGATGTCTATGACGCGCTGACCAGCGAGCGGCCCTACAAGGACGCCTGGAGCCAGCAGCAGGCCCTCTCGGAAATCAGAAAGCAGGCCGGCCAGCACTTTGACCCGCACTATGTGGACGTGTTCGTGCGAATGCTGCAGGAAGAAGGCGCCGGCAGCCTGCTGGAACAGTGA
- a CDS encoding helical backbone metal receptor — protein sequence MPSSETVGRGEPLRLASLVCSNTEILDRLGLLEQVVAVDSHSDTPGLERAVRLGPDQQIDVAALAAARPDLVLASLSVPGLERVVQQVREAGLPVLVLDPITPQDIAGDIRQVAQAAGCPERGEEEAQRFLAELAALGQQSRQALAAWPRPPRVMVEWWPRPIIAATRDSWVTHLLAALGAENAFAQRPGRSSPLTLEEVWAAAPDLMTCSWCGVRKLRPEVMEARGLGAAVVCIPESGLGRPGPRLQEGMQALAAALVALPVPPH from the coding sequence ATGCCTTCTTCTGAAACGGTGGGGCGCGGCGAGCCGCTGCGCCTGGCCTCGCTGGTGTGCAGCAACACCGAGATTCTGGACCGGTTGGGCCTGCTGGAGCAGGTGGTGGCAGTCGACAGCCATTCCGATACGCCTGGACTGGAGCGTGCCGTGCGGCTGGGCCCCGATCAGCAGATTGATGTGGCGGCGCTGGCAGCGGCCAGGCCGGATCTGGTGCTGGCCAGCCTGAGCGTGCCTGGGCTGGAGCGAGTGGTGCAGCAGGTCCGGGAAGCGGGGCTGCCGGTGCTGGTGCTGGACCCCATCACCCCGCAGGACATTGCTGGCGACATCCGGCAGGTGGCGCAGGCGGCCGGTTGCCCGGAGCGCGGAGAAGAAGAAGCCCAGCGTTTTCTGGCCGAGTTGGCGGCGCTGGGCCAGCAAAGCCGGCAAGCCCTGGCCGCCTGGCCCCGTCCCCCCCGGGTGATGGTGGAATGGTGGCCGCGGCCGATCATCGCGGCCACCCGCGACTCGTGGGTCACGCACCTGCTGGCCGCTCTGGGTGCCGAGAACGCTTTTGCACAGCGGCCCGGCCGCAGCAGCCCCCTGACCCTGGAAGAAGTCTGGGCCGCCGCTCCCGACCTGATGACCTGCTCATGGTGTGGTGTGCGGAAGCTGCGCCCCGAGGTGATGGAGGCACGCGGGTTGGGCGCCGCCGTGGTCTGCATTCCTGAAAGCGGTCTGGGCCGACCCGGGCCACGCTTGCAAGAGGGCATGCAGGCGCTGGCCGCCGCACTTGTGGCGCTGCCGGTCCCGCCGCACTAA
- a CDS encoding c-type cytochrome, producing the protein MKSKYALAMIVLLLLGIGGSVLGYRTAVGKVEAKEHPKTSAPEKPAAGGETAATAGDQQAATPPSGGQEPTPAKPEDGTQQGQTAEGGQDSPGADTKQEADATTAATATGDANAGHTTFSSTCGGCHGADGQGGVGPAMTKDATGWSQPEFFSTVREGNSPRGELAAMMPRFAKEQVSDDDLNNIYAWVQSLK; encoded by the coding sequence ATGAAAAGTAAGTATGCTCTGGCCATGATCGTGTTGCTGCTGCTGGGTATCGGTGGCTCGGTGCTCGGGTACCGTACGGCGGTCGGCAAAGTAGAAGCCAAGGAACACCCGAAAACCAGTGCCCCCGAAAAGCCGGCGGCCGGCGGCGAAACTGCGGCCACAGCAGGCGACCAGCAGGCCGCTACCCCGCCTTCCGGCGGCCAGGAACCCACCCCGGCCAAGCCTGAAGACGGCACCCAGCAGGGTCAGACTGCTGAAGGCGGCCAGGACTCGCCCGGCGCCGACACCAAGCAGGAAGCCGACGCCACCACGGCCGCCACGGCCACCGGCGACGCCAATGCCGGCCACACGACTTTCTCCAGCACCTGTGGCGGTTGCCACGGCGCCGACGGCCAGGGCGGTGTCGGCCCGGCCATGACCAAGGACGCCACCGGCTGGTCACAGCCCGAATTCTTCTCCACGGTGCGCGAAGGCAACTCGCCGCGTGGTGAGCTGGCCGCCATGATGCCCCGTTTCGCCAAGGAACAGGTTTCCGATGACGACCTGAACAACATCTACGCCTGGGTTCAGTCGCTGAAGTAA
- the panD gene encoding aspartate 1-decarboxylase → MERIMFRAKIHRATVTQADLDYVGSVTIDQDLLDAADILPGEKVDIWNITNGNRLHTYALSGARGSGVIGINGAAAHLVSPGDLVIIAAFGNYSEEEARSLTPKVVLVDEKNRLLQQEEAGKK, encoded by the coding sequence GTGGAAAGAATCATGTTTCGCGCCAAAATTCACCGCGCCACCGTGACCCAGGCCGACCTGGACTACGTAGGCAGCGTGACCATTGATCAGGACCTGCTGGACGCCGCCGACATCCTCCCAGGTGAAAAGGTGGATATCTGGAACATCACCAACGGCAACCGCCTGCACACCTACGCCCTCAGCGGTGCGCGCGGCAGCGGTGTGATCGGCATCAACGGGGCCGCCGCCCATCTGGTGAGTCCGGGCGACCTGGTCATCATTGCCGCTTTCGGCAACTACAGCGAGGAAGAAGCCCGCAGCCTGACCCCGAAAGTGGTACTGGTAGACGAAAAGAACCGGCTGCTGCAACAGGAGGAAGCCGGAAAGAAATAA
- a CDS encoding sulfite exporter TauE/SafE family protein, with amino-acid sequence MTLTLAALVIGLLAGILGAILGLGGGVVVVPALSLASDALGHPLPIAATIAVSQVGVLAVGLSGAAGYLERGLVRTRTGYLYAPLTIAGGVIGSLLGLVLPAKAVATVFAGLLLYSAYKLLRGGRRVEEGGAASPWAAPGMGFAGIMSGLLGIGGGTVQVPVMNLLGGLPLREAIATSTFIMGLTAVGNTLIYQAGGLLDPALACAIALGVLFGARAGAGLQEKIPATQLKTIFAALLLLTAAQLLWKYWL; translated from the coding sequence ATGACCCTGACGCTCGCTGCACTCGTGATCGGACTGCTGGCCGGAATCCTGGGCGCCATCCTGGGACTGGGCGGCGGCGTGGTGGTCGTGCCGGCCCTCAGCCTGGCTTCGGACGCACTGGGTCATCCGCTGCCTATCGCCGCGACCATCGCCGTCAGTCAGGTGGGGGTGCTGGCGGTGGGCCTCAGCGGCGCGGCCGGCTACCTGGAGCGCGGGCTGGTACGGACACGCACCGGTTACCTCTATGCTCCGCTGACCATTGCCGGCGGCGTGATCGGCAGCCTGCTGGGGCTGGTGCTGCCGGCCAAAGCGGTGGCGACCGTGTTTGCAGGGCTGCTGCTCTACTCAGCCTACAAGCTGCTGCGCGGCGGGCGCCGGGTGGAAGAAGGCGGGGCCGCCAGCCCCTGGGCCGCGCCGGGCATGGGCTTCGCCGGCATCATGAGCGGGCTGCTGGGCATCGGCGGCGGCACGGTGCAGGTGCCGGTGATGAACCTGCTGGGCGGACTGCCGCTGCGCGAAGCCATCGCCACCTCCACCTTCATTATGGGCCTGACAGCGGTGGGCAACACCCTGATTTACCAGGCCGGCGGGCTGCTGGACCCGGCGCTGGCCTGCGCCATCGCGCTGGGGGTACTGTTCGGTGCCCGCGCCGGCGCCGGGCTGCAGGAAAAAATCCCGGCGACGCAGCTCAAGACCATCTTCGCGGCGCTGCTGCTGCTCACGGCCGCGCAGCTGCTGTGGAAATACTGGCTCTGA